CGGCGTCGGGCCCAAGTGGGTCCTGCAGCGCCACCGCGTCCACCTCGCGGCCGAGCGCCTGGCCGCCGACCCCGGGCAGGACCTCGCGGCGCTCGCGGTCGACGTCGGCTACTACGACCAGGCGCACCTCGCTGTGGACTTCGTCTCCGTGACGGGTCACACCCCCGGCGCGTACGCCCGACGGTGCGCGGAATCGCGGGCCCGGTTGCTCGAGCTCGTGTCCACCTGACCGGACCGGACACACCCCGAGGGGCCCGGTGTCGGGCGCCCGCTGCCCCTCGGGACCGGCGGGACCTACACTCTGTACGTGGCAGGTCTGATCCGACGCGAGGACGTCGACGCGGTGCGCGAACGCGCGAGGATCGACGAGATCGTGTCCTCGCACGTGACCCTCAAGCCCGCCGGTGTCGGTTCGCTCAAGGGGCTGTGCCCCTTCCACGACGAGCGCTCCCCGTCCTTCCACGTCCGCCCCCAGGTGGGGCGCTGGCACTGCTTCGGCTGCAACGAGGGCGGCGACGTCATCTCCTTCGTGCAGAAGATCGACGGCATGACGTTCACCGAGGCCGTCGAGTACCTGGCCGACCGCGTGGGCGTCCAGCTCCGGTACGAGGAGGGCGGCGGCCCGCGCAGGACCGAGGAGCCCGGCAAGCGTCAGCGCCTGCTCGAGGCTCACCGCGTGGCCTCGCAGTACTTCTCCGAGCAGCTCTTCGCACCCGGCGCCACGGTCGCGCGCACGTTCCTGGCCGAGCGCAGCTTCGACCGCTCGGACGCCGAGCGCTTCGGCGTCGGGTTCGCGCCGACGGGCTGGGACTCGCTCCTGCGCCACCTGCGCGGGCGTGGCTTCACCGAGGCGGAGCTGATCGCGTCGGGCCTCATGAGCCAGGGCCAGCGCGGCATCTACGACCGCTTCCGCGGCCGCCTCGTGTGGCCCATCCGCGACGTCACGGGCGAGACCATCGGGTTCGGCGCGCGCAAGCTCTTCGACGAGGACCAGGGCCCCAAGTACCTCAACACCCCGGAGACCACGCTCTACAAGAAGTCCCAGGTGCTCTACGGGATCGACCTCGCCAAGCGCGAGATCGCCAAGAACAAGCGCGTCGTGGTCGTCGAGGGGTACACCGACGTCATGGCCGCGCACCTGTCGGGCGTCACGACGGCCGTCGCGACGTGCGGCACGGCGTTCGGCACCGACCACGCGCGCATCGTGCGCCGGCTGCTGGGGGACACGACCGCGGGCGGCGGGCTCCAGCTCGCGTCGGGCGCGTCGCTCGGGGGAGAGGTCGTCTTCACGTTCGACGGCGACGCCGCCGGTCAGAAGGCCGCCGTCCGCGCGTTCGGCGAGGACCAGCGCTTCTACGCCCAGACGTTCGTCGCCGTCGAGCCCAGCGGCATGGACCCGTGCGAGCTGCGCATGGCGCGCGGCCCGGAGGGCGTGCGGGCCCTCGTGGACGGGCGACAGCCCCTGTTCGAGTTCGTCATCCGCACGTCGCTCGCCACGTTCGACCTCGACACGGCCGAGGGGCGCGTGGCTGCGCTGCGTGCGGCGGCGCCGGTCGTCGCGGGCATCCGCGACACGGCCCTGCGGCCCGAGTACGCGCGCATGCTCGCGGGCTGGATCGGGATGGACTCGGAGTCGGTGCGGCGGGCGGTCGCGGCGGCGGGGAAGGCGGGCGTCCCGCAGACTCTGCCGGCCCCGGTCCGCCCGCTCGCTCCCACGCCCGACGACGGAGCGTCCGCGGCGCCGTCGGGCCCGGTCTTCTCTCCGCCGGACCCGCGCGACCCTGTGGCGCGCCTCGAGCGTCAGGCGCTCGTGGTCGCGCTCCAGTACCCGCAGTACGTGCCCGCCGAGGAGTTCGACGCGTTCTCCGAGACGGCGTTCGCGACCCCGGCCTGGCGTGCCGTGCACGACGCGATCCGGGCTGCCGGAGGCATGGCGGGGGCCGCCGCCCACCCCGCGGGGCAGTGGGTCGAGCACGTGATCGAGCAGGCCCCCGAGACCGTGCGCGGCATCGTCAACCAGCTCGCGGTCGCCCCCTTGCCCGAGGACCGCGAGAACGTCATCCAGGGGTACGTCCAGGGCGTCGTGAAGGCGTTCGTGGACCTGGGGCTCACGCGTCGCGTCGCCGACGCCAAGAGCCGCCTGCAACGCCTCGACCCCGCCGCGGACCCCGACGCCTACGGGGCGGCGTTCGCCGAGCTGCTGGCCGTCGAGCGGGACCGCCGGGAGCTGCGCGAACGCGTCTGAGGCACGTGCTCGACCGGGCGGCGCCGTCCCCGGGGTGGATCCCCGCTCCCTGGCGTCCGTCGTGTCGTACGACGGGTTCGCGAGCTGTGGACGACCGACGTGGGGTGCCGGGACCGGACCACCATGTCCCGTGCCGTCGCGGTGCCCGTCATCGCCCGAAGTGCCGCTTCACCGGCAGGGGCGTGAGGCGAGGCGTGCAGGTCCTGAGCATGGTTCCGGTCAGGTGCGACGAGGGTCACATCGCGGCACATGGGCCTGCGGGGTGCCTGAGCGCGAGCTGCGCGCAGCAGGCATGCAGAAGGCCCCTGATCCGCGTCTCCGCAGATCAGGGGCCTCGTGTGCTGCTCCCGCGGTAGGACTTGAACCTACGACCGTCCGATTAACAGTCGGATGCTCTGCCAGCTGAGCTACGCGGGACCGCTCACCCACCGATCTTCACCGGTTGGGCGACCGGGGAAAACTCTATCAGCATCAGAGGGGTAGTCCGGACATCGATCGGAGCCGGTCCTCCGCAGCGTCGATCACAGCCCGCGTCCGGGGTTCTTCCAGGTCCACGCCGGCCTCGGCGACGACCTGGGAGAAGAGCGAGCCGTCGCTGTCGCGGCGCACGGCGACCTTGGCCGAGCGTCCTCCGCCCAGCGTCACGACCTCCGCGAGCACCACCGACGACTGCACCCGTTCGCGGACCGTCTGCGCGAGCGCGGTGCGCCGGACGTCGGCGAGGCGCAGGACCAGGGGAGCGGCGCCGTCGACCCACTCGACCGTGATCGACGCGGTGGCCGGGTCGTAGCCGGCCTTGTCGACGTCGCACCACGGGCGCGAGGTGGCGTCGTCTCCGGTCGTGGCCAGGACGGTGCGGGTCGCGACGGCCCACGCCCCGTCGACGAGCTGCGCAGAAGCGAGCACCGCGTCCTTCGGGGCGAGGCGCAGGGACCTGCGGGCGTCGTCGGGCAGGGAGCTACGGGCGAACAGAGCCATGCCAGACACGGTACTGCCCACGCGCCCGTACGGCGCCCGCCTGCCGGTACGCTTGTCCGCCGAGGGGCAGTAGCTCAGTCGGTCAGAGCATCGGACTCATAATCCGCCGGTCGTGGGTTCAAGCCCCACCTGCCCTACCTTGCGATCGCTGGAAAAACTCGGGGTTGGCTACACCGGGGGTGTAGCCACAACCGTAGCCACCTTCGAACCTGCGCACGCCGGACCCGTAGGGCGCGCCACCCTTCGCCCACCAGGCGTGGGTCAGGCCGGTGCCGCACGTCGGGGAGGGCGGGTCCCCCGCTCATGACGAGAAGCCCCGCCCTCCGAAGAGGGCGGGGCTTCGTCGTGCTGGGGGTCAGCCCGCCTCGGGCG
This region of Oerskovia jenensis genomic DNA includes:
- the dnaG gene encoding DNA primase; translated protein: MAGLIRREDVDAVRERARIDEIVSSHVTLKPAGVGSLKGLCPFHDERSPSFHVRPQVGRWHCFGCNEGGDVISFVQKIDGMTFTEAVEYLADRVGVQLRYEEGGGPRRTEEPGKRQRLLEAHRVASQYFSEQLFAPGATVARTFLAERSFDRSDAERFGVGFAPTGWDSLLRHLRGRGFTEAELIASGLMSQGQRGIYDRFRGRLVWPIRDVTGETIGFGARKLFDEDQGPKYLNTPETTLYKKSQVLYGIDLAKREIAKNKRVVVVEGYTDVMAAHLSGVTTAVATCGTAFGTDHARIVRRLLGDTTAGGGLQLASGASLGGEVVFTFDGDAAGQKAAVRAFGEDQRFYAQTFVAVEPSGMDPCELRMARGPEGVRALVDGRQPLFEFVIRTSLATFDLDTAEGRVAALRAAAPVVAGIRDTALRPEYARMLAGWIGMDSESVRRAVAAAGKAGVPQTLPAPVRPLAPTPDDGASAAPSGPVFSPPDPRDPVARLERQALVVALQYPQYVPAEEFDAFSETAFATPAWRAVHDAIRAAGGMAGAAAHPAGQWVEHVIEQAPETVRGIVNQLAVAPLPEDRENVIQGYVQGVVKAFVDLGLTRRVADAKSRLQRLDPAADPDAYGAAFAELLAVERDRRELRERV